DNA from Malus sylvestris chromosome 11, drMalSylv7.2, whole genome shotgun sequence:
AGCTGATTGCCAAGTCCTTCAAGAATTTCAAGCTCCTCGTGCTTTCGTCCTGTGAGGGGTTCAGTACTGACGGGCTCGCCGCCATTGCTGCCAATTGCAGGTTTCTCGCTTTGCTtctgtatctttgctttgcacTGTGTTTGGGAAATGAAAGCTTGAGCTTTGCTTGTTCTGTGTTACTTTAGCTGTAAATTTCGGGTTCGATTAGTTTCTAAGttacttattttgtttatttgaacAATTTGTGGGTTCCTTTTGGTTGCTGAGGATGATTTAAGAGTTCAAAAGCATTAAAGTTTGAATCTTTCGAGTTTTGATAGCGAAACGAGTGAGATTTCTTCACTCTACTCTTACAGCACGAGCACATGAACTGGGATTACTCAAATAGTAGAACACCCATGATTCAAAAATGCTCAATTTCTTGCCCTAGATTTTGTATTTGAACATGTTTGCTCTGTGAGGAGTGTTAAGTCTGTAAATGTGTGTAAAGAGATCTGATTTGGTGGGTTTTGAGCTGCACATTGTTGCCTTTATTGGTGGTTTGCAGGATTTGATTTCCCAGTTTTGGGTTGTCCCAGTTGGTTACCATACTTGGAtctgaattatttattttctgcttttgttcTGATAGATCTGAGTGGGGGCTTCTTGTTATGTGAATGGTTGATGTGCAAAATCTAGTCAAGATCAATTGGGTTactttttactttcttgttatCTGGGCTGCTTTGTTTGATATGGAGTACCGTGGATGTGAggttgttttcaaaattttggatGGTAGTTCTTTGGATGGTGTGTGGATTACTTTTGTTTTCTTACCACTAGattctatttttctttgctACTCGAAGATTCTTTTGATCTAGTTTCCCATTTTTTGGCTTTTGCTTTTGGGAGATTACTCGTAGCATGTTTTTTACTTGTAAGAATGCTGGGTTTGGAAAGAAGTGTGAACTTTTGTGTGGTGGTGATGGTTCagtgaaaaatagaaaacttaCTTTTCTTGTAAACTTTAGTTTGTGGAAAAGTAGAACAAATTTAGAAGTCTAGTCGCCGTCATTTGATGAGTTGCTAATTATTATCGGTAATCTAAATTTTGTAGGTAGTCTTGTTTCGTTTTATTCAATTGCTtaatttagaaaaattttctttcattttttttgggcttaaattgtgAGATATATCTACCTTGTCTTATGGATGCACTCATTCGCTTTTTGCTGATGTAGGAATCTGCGGGAGCTGGACTTGCATGAGAGTGATGTGGAGGACCTAAGTGGGCATTGGCTCAGCCATTTTCCTGATACGTACACATCACTAGTTTCCCTCAACATTGCCTGCCTAGGGTCTGAGTTGAGTTTCTCTGCCCTGGAGCGCCTGGTGGGTAGGTGTCCCAACCTGAGGAGTCTCCGGCTCAATCGTTCTGTGCCTCTTGACAGGCTAGCCAATCTACTTCGCCAGGCACCCAGGCTGAGTGAGTTAGGCACAGGGGCGTACTCGGCTGAGTTGCGGCCTGATATCTTCACAATCCTATCAGGTGCCTTCTCAAGATGCAAGGAACTCAAGAGCCTATCTGGATTTTGGGATGTGGTACCACCGTATCTTACGGCTATTTATTCTATCTGCCCTGGGCTAACATCACTAAATTTGAGTTATTCCAATATTCAAAGCGCGGATCTTGTAAAGCTTGTTAGCGAATGCCCGAATCTGCAGCGCCTCTGGGTATGTCCTTTTTTATGCAATGTTTTCAGTCTCCTGtcagtttaattaaattttaatttttcttaggGTTAAAGGGTTCGATGCTTACAGATGCAAATATGTTCAAATTGTAATTCGGATTAGTAGCTAATTAAGGACATGACTACAGGTATTGGATTACATTGAAGATGTTGGCCTTAATGCCCTGGCGGAATCTTGCAAGGATCTACGAGAGTTGAGGGTGTTCCCTTCAGATCCATTTGTGGTGGAACCAAATGTTTCCTTGACAGAGCAGGGCCTCATATCTGTCTCTGAGGGCTGTCCAAAGCTCCACTCAGTTCTGTACTTCTGCCGGCAAATGTCCAATGATGCATTAATCACCATTGCTAGGAATCAGCCGAACTTTACATGTTTTCGTCTTTGTATAATTGAGCCCAAAATTCCCGACTACCTGACCCTTCAGCCTCTTGATGTGGGTTTTGGGGCCATTGTTGAGAACTGCAAGAATCTCCGACGATTGTCCATCTCTGGTCTACTAACTGATCGAGTGTTTGATTATATCGGAACCTATGGTAAAAATTTGGAGATGCTGTCTGTAGCCTTTGCCGGAGATAGTGACTTGGGGCTTCATCATATATTGTCTGGGTGCGATAATCTTCGTAAGCTGGAGATCAGGGACTGTCCTTTTGGTGACAAGGCTCTTTTGGCCAATGCTGCAAAGCTGGAGACAATGCGATCCCTTTGGATGTCTTCTTGCTCAGTGAGTTATGGAGCATGTAAGCTGCTAGGCCAGAAGTTGCCGAGGCTTAATGTGGAAGTCATTGATGAGAGGGGACACCCAGAATCCAGGCCGGAGAACTCTCCCGTTGAGAAGCTCTACATCTATAGGTCGGTTGCAGGGCCTAGGTTTGACATGCCTGGCTTTGTATGGACCATGGGTAAAGATTCGACGTTGAGGATTACTTGAATGTTGACATGGACGAATCCCCACGATTCAAACCTTTTGGATGTACTGGATGGGCGGCGGCAGGTACACGCTTAATATATGGTACTTAAATTGTTTCGCATTTAATTTCATTGGTACGGTAGCTTAATATAGATGCAGCTCTGATTGGAACGTGAGGCTGCGGGGGTAGGGAGGAGAGGTATACAGAGGCTCGAGAGCTCGATCGCCATCATTTTACCATTGGCTGAGCTATGGGATACCAGTTAGCGATtaataaagattcaaaactcGAAACTCCTGTTGTTGTAATGTATTGAACTGAAACAGAGATGCATTTTTTTCTTCGATTGGGCGTAGCCACCATTTGTATGCTAGCAGATGCAGACTTGTGCTTATGTTTTTATGCATTTTGTTATGTGGCTCTTTATTTTTCAACAGGAAGTAATTGCCTTGCGGACACAAATCTATCATTGTTAGCCTTCTCAGCAAATAAAGCTTCATATTTTTGCGTATTACCTTTTTTCATCCATTGTAATGTTTGTATTGTTGATGCGTCCTTGTTTCTTTCTTGGAGCTCATCTTTGATGGGAGAAATTAATTTCGGGAGCTATCTCTCGTCAATCGAGAGATACTGTTACAGTAGCATTTCGAATTTAGACAAGTTTGGTAGCATTTCGAATTTAGATAAGTTTGGTAGTAACGCTTTCATCACGTCGTTCATAGGGAACATTTCAAGAAAGTATAAACCTAGTATGTGCTCTTGCAGAGGTTTATTTAGTCACTGTGTTAAGTGATGTCTCTGGTGCAAGTGTAAACTTGGAAGAGTGTTCAAACACGAGATGTTGTGACGGTATGTCAAACCAATTTACAGAGTGAAAACCCTAATGTTGGTAAAGCTTCTCTTGTGTAAATATGGCAAAAGGAGAAGAAAGGGAGTTGGGTAAGAAAAAGCAAGCTCCTTCGGTAAATGGTCTCTTCGGCCTGCTCTCTGGTTAATCTTATTGGgtagggaggagagagagagagaggagagagaaagggagggagagagagagacttgacTGTAGAGCCATGTGATAGATTCGGTGACATTGGATGGCGTCCACAACTTTTTGCTTCTTTcacgcgctctctctctctcctctctttccaTTGAACATCAGAATCTCAGATAGCCCCCCCCTGCCTGGCCACACTAATTAATCTCAATTACTAAAAACAAGGATAGATTGGGGATTAACCTTCTGAACTATTATTTTAGTTGAAATTGATcatctaaattatttttttaggaaattaacctcttaattatttaaaatcagtCAATTAACCCCTTGCCGTTAGACTGTAGaatcaatttcgtcaaatttAAGggcaaatttttcattttataatcAATTGTTACTTGTCAGCTATAATTGccaataaaattttgacacaTGGACatagaaaaattcaaaaacataaaaaaaccaAATGTTTACATAATGGACCATCTCACATTGTCAttacacattattttgttttcaaatgttATAAGTTCATTGGTGGTTATAGTTGACAAGTAAAAATTGATGAAGGAAACActaattttcctttgaatttgaTAAAATAGTGGATGGAATCTACCGACAAGGGATTAGTTAACTGATTTCAAATAGTTCAGggggttaatttaccaaaaaaatagttcAGGATGTCAATTTCAACTGGAGTAATAGTTCAATGGGTCAAATGACAGTTTAtcctaaaaaaaacaaaacaaaatttctaaatataatataataatatgatAATCTAacaagagagatagagagactACATATATAATAAAGAGTTGCGATTGTCTCTGAATCTTTGTGTTTAGAACATCTGGATTAAAAAATGGACCGTTTAAAGACTTTGTTTTCTGTGAAGTAGACTAATGGGATGAGCTATGAAAAATGCAAGGTTTAGATTGAGCCGTCCAAATTTCCGAATCTGCATGTCCCGAACACAGAAATCTGCAGAGGTTCTTTACCTCATAATACATAGTAGAGATGATAGGGTCATATAGATTGAAAACAACATAACACAGACACCATCAACCCCACCACATACTGAAGACtaggcctggcattttggacccaacccgttaaaccgacccgacccaacccgttaatatttgtatttgggtggatgcttaacgggtcgggtcgctaacgggtgaacccgttaacaacccgttaaataacgggtcactttgggtcaacccgttagacccgttaggacccgttaacacccgttagcacccgttagttgaggatattttagtaattttagtaaagtcttaataacaaaaaataaactttatgcaaaaaaaaataaataataattgttaacgggtgttaacgggtgaaacgggtgacccgttagcttaacgggtcggattcgggtgacccgttagcttaacgggttggatTCGGGtcacccgttaacttaacgggtcgggttcaacccgacccaaacccaataaacccgacccgtttacaggtctattGAAGACTGACCTAAAGTTTTAAAAGAACAAAACGAAGCcagaacacaaaacaaaagaataaaaacaatAAGGTCAAAGTTTGATTTTGGTATGTATAATTTGGAGGAAGTTTCACGGCGTTTGTGGTTTAAATTGTCGGAATCTATGTTCTTAATCGGCACATTATTTTACTGTGTGGTCCTCACTTAGCAAAATGACAGACCATGGAAGAGAGATTTGGAGTGGTGTATGCTTACAAAGTAGGTTTCTTTGATCCTGTTTTATTTCATAGTTTTATTTGATGCTTAGGTGAATTTCTATGTGTAGGTTGTTTCGCTAGATGTTTTGACGTCAACAAGGAGTCCTGAGTGTTTTCTCGAGATCGGGATATGACAATTTTAGTGAAGTTGACAAATTGTTATAGTTTATAGATCACTTGtctttgtcaaaattttattacCAAAATTACTTAGATTAACACGCGTGTGAGATGTAATGGTAGCTTAGTCTTTTTAGAAGTTTACAAATTTCACTCACATACCTCTCAATTCATATTTCTTACGAAAATTGACTAACTCAATTCATTATCCTTGAATTACACGATttataaacaataaaaatttaAGTCGCTACTACAGTGACTAAAGTGAAACTTAATAGAACAAAATCAtactttgtcaaaaaaaaaaaaaaagaagaagaagaagaagaagaagaagaagttggtGAACGACTGAGATCATGAGATGAGAGTTGAGATCCCTGTTGGATTTCTGTGTCCTGAGTCGACGGATTTAATAATTTGGATCGTTCAAGAGAAATCTAAACCATTCAAGAGCTTAGTTTCTATGACGTGGTCCAAGTGGCACAGTGAAATATGCTAATGTAGGCCGCATAATTCAAGTTGAGTGGTTCGATTTTTAAAATCCGACTGCTCTTAACATAGAAATCTGAAAATAACCTCATTTCATGAGATGAGTGAGTGAATGTGGGGCAAATCAAAGTTTTGGCAGATACTTTTATTGGATGATGATGGCCACACGTTTGAGGGTATTGATTGAAGATCATCATTTTTATTCccctcctttttatttttttatcactaTTCTTTTGGTGATTTCGTCACTCTCTGACCTTATGATTTTACTGTTTCACCCCCAATCAACCCTGCCCATCATGATATTATCCATCGAAGTAAGCGTTGGTTGTATCATGATGTAAAAGCAGTAAAATGCCCTCAGTTAAAGTTGCAATGCTTCAGGCTTTCAGTATGTGGCTTGGCCCCATTGATTTTAAAGTTTGTACCCAAATTATTTACTGCACCTGCAATGCAATCCACAACTCAGATCCTTTGCTGCCCAAAACgtaggatttggatcctctccgggACAACTGGTCGGGATCCTTCTGATTAGTGTTCGTGGATCGTTGAATTTTTATCTAacagctacaattattataacttttagaaggcctccctatttgtagccgttggataaaaatccaacggttcaCGAAtattggtcaggaggatcccgaCCAGTTGCCTCGGAGAGAATTCAAATCCCAAAACATAAATCAAGTGAGTGACGTggaaaggttaaaaaaaaagaagggatgaAAGTGAATACTGTGGAATCCAAGTATGTTAAAGTTACGGATTCGGATCAGGTCACATTGGGGTAAAACAATTTAGGTTTTGACCCGTTTCACTTGCCAACAATAATCCAtagtagtattcttcttcacttgtaagtgagatgtcctaagtttgattctcgcgaaagacgaatttaaaccacTTTATTATGGTTAGCTCAGTGTGAAGCTTAGCCCACTTCTTCACactcccttaatgtagatattatcgtttgttcaaaaaaaaaaaaaaaatattaaaatttcataTTCGGATCAGGTCACTTCGGGGTAAAATAGTTTGGGTTTTGGCCTGTTGGGTTCTATCTAGCAAGCCCATTTCACTAGCCAATATAGCTACGTCCGCGTCTACGTCAATATTCTATTTTAAACTAATCAAGTTGGGCGAGACGATGATCCATACTCAAGCGCATAGGAGGAAGCACACCCACTCTAGCCAGTACATCTCTACGCCAACATCTACGTCTCCCAACTCATCACTTTGTAAAGGAAAACGTAATGAAGATTAAGGTATGGGCTTCGAATTGAGTGCTCTAAACTTGGACTTTGTAGTACAGCCCAAAAGCTTTGGACTCCCAAGTAAAACGTTAAACGGGTTACCAGCTTCATTTGTGTACCCTGTTTAGAATGTATTTAGATTAGAAAATCATGCTTAAACTTTCTTGTTGCACGAGATATATGAGGATTGTTCTTGAGTAATTTAGTTATATTATTCCTGGAAATTTCAGAAACTCAAAATTTGTGGATGCAGTCTCATCAGTTTCCAGTTTCTacttggggtttttttttgttggtaggATTAGGATGAGTCTTTGTATGGtgaaaatgacacgaaaatatgttcaataaaatttgaaaattgatcaaataTTGTGAATTAACATAAGTTCACGGCTTTGAAAATAggttttatattaatttagtaaaaaattaaaattgataaAATATCATGAGTTAATATAAGTTCACGACAATGTTAAAAATCTCCCTTATAATTCATCACATAGAGGTGAATGAAGGAAAATGTTATATGTTATATCAAACCTATAGGCTTGCTATAATCTTGGCCGTCCGTTTACAAACATTAAAACTAAGAAACGAAGCTTTCAAAATGGATCAAACAACTTTTTCTTCATGAACATGGCTGCATAGCTAATATAAAAGTATCGATCGACAAAATTCATCACCAAAACAATCTCCCTCTAACTATTTCTTGTAATATATTATATGACACTACCAACTTTAAACTTCATTTCTCAGCCTCATCCTTTCTGAATCTTCAAAAATCTGCAGAAAAGTCATCGTACAGTTCTAGTTTCGGCAGATCCCTATTTCCACCGTTTGCTGCCCTGTCACCGTTGGCTCTGCCATTTCCATCCAACTTCCCACCATTCTTGCCGTTGGAGTTCCCACTACCATTCTTGGCGTTGGATTTGTTGTGTGATGTTTCGTCACCGTTGGACTTCCCAGAATTGCCCTTCCCGTCGCCATTGGCTTCGTCGTTTCCCTTTGACTTCCCACCGTTCTTGCCGTTGCCATTAGCTTCGCCGTTTCCCTCATTCGACGGTGCTGGAGGACGGGGATAAGGAAGAGGACACCCCTTTGGGAGGGAGTCTTTCACAAGATGTTGTACCATCTTTATGAGGTATTTAATCTtaagtgagtttttttttttttttttttctttctagatTCCACAAGCAGATATTCAAGGCGGTCATCCACCTTGAAAGAGCATGTATCACCTTTCATAATTGCCTTCAGAGCTTCATTCACCTCACAAGTAGATATGGTCAATACTTTTGGCTATATCACAAGCTTCATTCACCCTTAAAGAGCTTCATTCATCTCACAAGCTCTTTCAAGGTGGGgtgaatgaagctttgaagGGCATTCTGAAGGGTGATATCTGCTCTTTCAAGGTGGATGACCGCCTTGAATATCTTCTTCTGGAATCTAGAAAAAACTCACTTAAGATTAAATACCTCATAGAGGTGGTAGAGCATCTTGTAAAACATTCACTCCCAAAGGGGTATCATTCTCCTCCCCGTCCTCTAGCACTGTCGATGAAGGGAAACGGCAGAGCCAATGGCGACGGCAAGAACGGTGGGAAGTCGGAGGGAAATGACGGAGCCAATGGCGACGAGAAGCAACTCTGGGAAGTCCAACGACGACGGAGCAGCACACAACAAGTCCAACGGCAAGAACGGTATTGGGAACTCTAACTGCAAAAACGGTGGGAAGTCGGATGGAAACGGCGGAGCCAACGGTGACGGAGCAGCAAACGGTGGGAATAGGGATCTGTCAGAATTGAAATTGTAAGATGACTTTTCTGCAGGTTTTTGAAGATTCAGAAGGGAGAGGACTCAGAAAGGAAGCTTAAAGTTGGTAGTTTCATATAATAAATTACAAGAAATAGTTGGAGCGAGATCGTTTTGGTGATGAATTTTGTCGTTAGGTTTTGCGTGGATTGATACTTTTATATCACCTTTGCAGCCATGTTTATGAAGAAAAGGTTGTTTGATCCATTTTGATAGCTTCGTTTCTTAGTTTCAATGTTTGGAATGCGAAAAGGATtaaaagttggaattcattgcaaacttgaattgaaggagattgaattgaaagagatattAGAGAGGGCAAAAATGAaggtgtgtgaattatagcccaatatccaccctatttatggACATTTGAAGATGAAGATAATAAGTGCCACGCAAATAAGAATCTTATCTAAAATTCGCACAATAAATTACATCTCAACATGTGGCACtcgaaatcctatccgaaaaattattaagattacataTCGACAAGAAATCTGGGGAATTACTCACATATCGACACGTGACACtcgaaatcctatccgaaaaattattgagattacttATCGATAAGAAATCTGGAGAGTTACTCAAATAGCAACACGTGGCACTCGAAATCatatccgaaaaattattgagaataCATATCGACAAGAAATATGGAGAGTTCATCACTTTAGCGACACGTGTCACTCGAAATCCTATCTGAAAAATTATTAGGATTACATCTCGAAAAATTATTtgaggtagtttaatttaagtaaccatattaattcaactaaaataataaattatgttttgaGTTTCCGAAATTTCCAGGAATAATATAACTAAATTTTTCAAGAACAATCCTCATATATCTTGCGCAACAAGAAATTTTAAGCATGATTTTCTAATCTAAATACATTCTAAACAGGGTACACAAATAAAGCTGGTAACCCGTTTTAACGTTTTCCTTGGAGAACATGTTTTGTATGGATATCGAGGAAATTCAACTTTGGAAAAACACAATGGAGGGGAAGCTCTAGCATTGCAAGTTTGCAAACCAGCAGCGAGCCTCCGAAACGAACAACTTCTCTCATACAGTTATACTCATGTTCATCTGCAAACCACCTCCGAAGCGCTCTCTAATTGCTGCGCATCAGAGACACTGAAATCTTCTCAGTCGAACATTTTGGCACAGGCTCGGTTCATTTCCGAGTGCTTGTGTGTGTGACAAGATGATAGAGATGGTGTTCTGCTCGGTATATGGTTGGTTCAGTAGTAACATATCATCTAAACGGGTTTTATTCTGGTTGCAAGCTAGATGAGGTTTTAATACCGAGTAAATAAACAATACTTAAGCGTTTAAACGTTCatagaaaatgatgaaaaaaacTATCACAACAACATGTAGAGAACCGATTCACTACCCTCACGGTATCAAAACTGTTTTTCCATTGCTCGAGTAGTAATTCAATCAGCAACATTACAATTATGATTATCCAAATATCAAAACAAGTTCGAAAACTTACGCAAACTATGCTTGCTTCGAAGAACCTTGAATAGTCTCCAAAAGATGCTGAATTCTGTACTTCATAACAGGCTGACCTTTATGCGTTTTCTTAAGCATCTTCTCCCTAGAAGACTTCCTTCGTGCTTCCGCCTTTTCTCGTTCTTCCTTCTTTGCCTGAATAATCGCCTCCCTCTCCATTCTCTCCTTCTGTTCATCTTCATGTTTCATCTCATACATTTTCATTATACTACGAGCACCgtacttctttttcttcttgtcattcttactcatcttaCTACCACCTCCAGTTTCGTTCTCCTTTTCACTACTATCTCCAGCTCCACTCTCCATTTTACTACCACATTCAGTCTCATTCTCCTTCTTACTAACATATCCCGTTTTGCTCTCCCTTTTACCATCTTCGGTTTCCATCTCCTCCTGTACACCGAAACAATACACAACTTGAGACTTCAATCTCCAAATAATGTTTTCACAACAAGAGTGTAATTGGGTTTTCATAACACACAATCCCTGTCCCTAATTTCAAATAAAATCCAACAAAACATAAGCCAAAGAAATCAAACCTCGAAGCGGCTTATCGCCAACGGAGGATTGCTCTGCTGTTGTTTCAGTGACTTCTTATACTTGTTCACATACTTGGAGTTCTTGTAGAGCTCCTTCTGCTTCTCTGATACAATAAACAGAACCAACCCAATTCATTAAAATCACAATAAATCATACCCACCAagcaaaaagtaaataaaaattgaaagaagaTGATATAAACAGGAAAAATATTGATacagaaacaaataaaaattgaaaaaaaataaagacaaaTCGAAATGAAATCAAAGGAGAGGGCTTTTCCATACTAATCAAAGCTGGGTTGAAGTAGCTGCTGTTCGATTTGGCACTCGCGAAGGCCTCGAGCGAAAGGCCTTGACCGCCCATCCTCCtcatgttcttcttcttcttcttcatgctaCTCGATCTCGAGCCGCT
Protein-coding regions in this window:
- the LOC126589863 gene encoding protein TRANSPORT INHIBITOR RESPONSE 1-like; translated protein: MPKMANSFPEEVLEHVFSFIQTDQDRNSISTVCKSWYEIERWCRRRIFIGNCYAVSPRMVIRRFPDIRSIELKGKPHFADFNLVPEGWGGYVYPWIAAMASAYPWLEEIKLKRMVVTDETLELIAKSFKNFKLLVLSSCEGFSTDGLAAIAANCRNLRELDLHESDVEDLSGHWLSHFPDTYTSLVSLNIACLGSELSFSALERLVGRCPNLRSLRLNRSVPLDRLANLLRQAPRLSELGTGAYSAELRPDIFTILSGAFSRCKELKSLSGFWDVVPPYLTAIYSICPGLTSLNLSYSNIQSADLVKLVSECPNLQRLWVLDYIEDVGLNALAESCKDLRELRVFPSDPFVVEPNVSLTEQGLISVSEGCPKLHSVLYFCRQMSNDALITIARNQPNFTCFRLCIIEPKIPDYLTLQPLDVGFGAIVENCKNLRRLSISGLLTDRVFDYIGTYGKNLEMLSVAFAGDSDLGLHHILSGCDNLRKLEIRDCPFGDKALLANAAKLETMRSLWMSSCSVSYGACKLLGQKLPRLNVEVIDERGHPESRPENSPVEKLYIYRSVAGPRFDMPGFVWTMGKDSTLRIT
- the LOC126590499 gene encoding uncharacterized protein LOC126590499: MVQHLVKDSLPKGCPLPYPRPPAPSNEGNGEANGNGKNGGKSKGNDEANGDGKGNSGKSNGDETSHNKSNAKNGSGNSNGKNGGKLDGNGRANGDRAANGGNRDLPKLELYDDFSADF
- the LOC126591640 gene encoding rRNA-processing protein FYV7-like, translated to MKNQHPKHEGNREKFSGSRSSSMKKKKKNMRRMGGQGLSLEAFASAKSNSSYFNPALIKKQKELYKNSKYVNKYKKSLKQQQSNPPLAISRFEEEMETEDGKRESKTGYVSKKENETECGSKMESGAGDSSEKENETGGGSKMSKNDKKKKKYGARSIMKMYEMKHEDEQKERMEREAIIQAKKEEREKAEARRKSSREKMLKKTHKGQPVMKYRIQHLLETIQGSSKQA